CCACCAGTAGGTCAGAAAGACTCTGAGCTGAAAGATTAAAATAATTCTTCAAAAATAATACTGTTAACTTTCCTTCATAAAAGATGGTTTGGCAAGTCCACAGATAAACATTTTAAGTCTTTGATGTATGTGCCAGCATAAGACCCAAAGGCCACCACAGCTCAAATCTCAGAATGGCAAATATTCGGCTATGTTGAGCATTTTGAAATATCTGGACCATCCACCAAGGCTGGAACATTTCTGTCACAGGGATTGACACACATTAGTATCTGCCGCGTCCTCCTAGATATTCAAGGTACTGGAAGGGATACTCAGTCTCCCGGCGCTGGTGCCTGCTGCTGAGGAACACAAAAAGCTTGCCCCAGAGCTATCCATTTCACAACAGTCTGGGTCAGTTTTGACCTACGATATGCTCATCATCACCTCTCAAAGCACGGAGTAATACACGGGAAATGTTCATTTATCTGGTAACTCCGGTTATAAGAAACACTGAGACAGGGTTTAACTTCCACTGGTATTGCCAGGGACATCCCAACACCAGTCTGCATGTGGCCAAGGCCCTGAACACCAGTTTGGAAGCCCGTAGGACAAGTCTGAAGAGTATAAGATGAGGGGTGTGTGGTAGCCACGAGCTGCTGACGGCTTGGCTGTTCTGACACAGGATGTCGATACTGCATCGAGGTCTGATGAAGATACTGGGGTTGCTGGAAGTGAACTGGTCGTGAGGGCTGAGCTGTCTGGAACACACCTAGCTGTGCGGATTGAGAAGCTGACTGTCCCCTCTGTTTGTTCGCTTCTTTAACATCATTATCATGAGCACTGagacaaaagacaaaggaaacaatAACATAACCTGGCAAGAACGCTGTAGAGTcccacctcccacctctgccATAGCTTGTTTCATGAACTGCCACTATTAGTACATAAACAGCAGTCACTCTACCATCActcaaacaacaatgacaacttCCTTATATCTTTCTCAAGGGATTTATCTTTGTATAAACATTGCTGGAAGCTTTGAGGATTCTTTCCAACTTGGAATTTGTGGTCACATCCTGGTGACCCTTAAAATTCAGTGGTTCAGACATGGGAACAGGGTAAGATCTGCCTGGACCAATGTCAGTGCTATGGGCCTGCAAAAATACAAGAACAACTCCCTTTCCCGTCAGTTACTTAGCAGTAAATTTACCTGGCTCACTGGCTGCAAAGCACTATTTATTCACAGCAGCGAGCAACGGAAAAGTACCCTGAGAGCCTTGAGCCTTTCAGAAGTAGTTTCTAGGGTACATTATACACATAGGACAATGTTAACTAGAAATTATAAATGCAAGAGCAAAAAAGCTTACACTAATAGTCGTTCAATACACTGCACTAAGAAATCCCAGGAGTAAGCAGTAAGACGATGCAGTCTCGTAGGCCATGTTGGAGAAAGACGAAGGATAATCCTCGAAGAAGCCACACATGCAGCAGCTACTAAAGAAGGTGCATAATTTAGAAAGGCATAATCTGTGGAGACACCAAAAATGAACTTAAGCAACAGAATACATGAGTCACCAGTGCACAGCCACACGAGGGTATTCTCAGGAACTCACCTTGCAGAGATACTTCCAGGAAGTAATCTGCGTATTTGGCCATGTAGAGTTTAGTCTTTTCCAAGCAAACCATTGGCCAGCCGTCATGAAGATCTGTCTCATGTACTGCTTCAGAGAGATAATACTCAATGAAATGGGCAGCTGTGGGAAGGCAGAGGTTCCACTGAAAGGTCTCTAATAGTAACAGTTCCATATGCAGCAAATTCTGTTTTGTTAGCACGAGATTCATATTAgtcatacagcccaggctgttgAGCTGCTCCAGCTTAGGcacactgtcttctttctcttcaaaTTTACCTTGTAAAAAAGGGAGGGGTAGAGAGAATGTTAGAAAAGTGATCTTTGGAGGTCTTGCCAGTTAAATGGGACCTGCTGTCTTGCTAGCAGGATTCAGATTTATGGACATTGTCTCCTCTATCTCATACAGATGTACCTATATCAGAACCATGTTTGCATGTTGTCTTTCCTAATACTTCCCCACCCTTGACCTTTAGCCATTCTCTGAAGAAAATGTGCATGGATTTAAATAGTGTCCTGTGGCATATAGGAAATAGTCATATATGCTAATGAAGAAGTAACTACCCACTTCCCCCCCAGAAAGTGTCCTTTTTGTGGgcagaaaattattttagagCATCAAGAATTT
The DNA window shown above is from Cricetulus griseus strain 17A/GY chromosome 3, alternate assembly CriGri-PICRH-1.0, whole genome shotgun sequence and carries:
- the Ccnj gene encoding cyclin-J isoform X6, translated to MELEGQWWRGQLAADIHQALRYKELKLPSYKGQSPQLSLRRYFADLIAIVSNRFTLCPSARHLAVYLLDLFMDRYDISIQQLHLVALSCLLLASKFEEKEDSVPKLEQLNSLGCMTNMNLVLTKQNLLHMELLLLETFQWNLCLPTAAHFIEYYLSEAVHETDLHDGWPMVCLEKTKLYMAKYADYFLEVSLQAAACVASSRIILRLSPTWPTRLHRLTAYSWDFLVQCIERLLVAHDNDVKEANKQRGQSASQSAQLGVFQTAQPSRPVHFQQPQYLHQTSMQYRHPVSEQPSRQQLVATTHPSSYTLQTCPTGFQTGVQGLGHMQTGVGMSLAIPVEVKPCLSVSYNRSYQINEHFPCITPCFER
- the Ccnj gene encoding cyclin-J isoform X5, with the protein product MELEGQWWRGQLAADIHQALRYKELKLPSYKGQSPQLSLRRYFADLIAIVSNRFTLCPSARHLAVYLLDLFMDRYDISIQQLHLVALSCLLLASKFEEKEDSVPKLEQLNSLGCMTNMNLVLTKQNLLHMELLLLETFQWNLCLPTAAHFIEYYLSEAVHETDLHDGWPMVCLEKTKLYMAKYADYFLEVSLQVAAACVASSRIILRLSPTWPTRLHRLTAYSWDFLVQCIERLLVAHDNDVKEANKQRGQSASQSAQLGVFQTAQPSRPVHFQQPQYLHQTSMQYRHPVSEQPSRQQLVATTHPSSYTLQTCPTGFQTGVQGLGHMQTGVGMSLAIPVEVKPCLSVSYNRSYQINEHFPCITPCFER
- the Ccnj gene encoding cyclin-J isoform X7; its protein translation is MDRYDISIQQLHLVALSCLLLASKFEEKEDSVPKLEQLNSLGCMTNMNLVLTKQNLLHMELLLLETFQWNLCLPTAAHFIEYYLSEAVHETDLHDGWPMVCLEKTKLYMAKYADYFLEVSLQDYAFLNYAPSLVAAACVASSRIILRLSPTWPTRLHRLTAYSWDFLVQCIERLLVAHDNDVKEANKQRGQSASQSAQLGVFQTAQPSRPVHFQQPQYLHQTSMQYRHPVSEQPSRQQLVATTHPSSYTLQTCPTGFQTGVQGLGHMQTGVGMSLAIPVEVKPCLSVSYNRSYQINEHFPCITPCFER
- the Ccnj gene encoding cyclin-J isoform X4, with amino-acid sequence MELEGQWWRGQLAADIHQALRYKELKLPSYKGQSPQLSLRRYFADLIAIVSNRFTLCPSARHLAVYLLDLFMDRYDISIQQLHLVALSCLLLASKFEEKEDSVPKLEQLNSLGCMTNMNLVLTKQNLLHMELLLLETFQWNLCLPTAAHFIEYYLSEAVHETDLHDGWPMVCLEKTKLYMAKYADYFLEVSLQDYAFLNYAPSLVAAACVASSRIILRLSPTWPTRLHRLTAYSWDFLVQCIERLLVAHDNDVKEANKQRGQSASQSAQLGVFQTAQPSRPVHFQQPQYLHQTSMQYRHPVSEQPSRQQLVATTHPSSYTLQTCPTGFQTGVQGLGHMQTGVGMSLAIPVEVKPCLSVSYNRSYQINEHFPCITPCFER